From Hippoglossus stenolepis isolate QCI-W04-F060 chromosome 6, HSTE1.2, whole genome shotgun sequence, a single genomic window includes:
- the LOC118111041 gene encoding dihydropyridine-sensitive L-type skeletal muscle calcium channel subunit alpha-1 isoform X2, with protein MASNADAAKPVIMNEEELKRKQREKLKKLQATGGNPRPARTLFLFGLKNPFRKACINIVEWKTFEIIILLTIFANCVALAVFLPMPEEDSNNTNENLESLEYIFLIIFTLECFLKIVAYGLFFHEGAYLRNCWNILDFVIVFMGLFTFALDTIHLIADMPVEKGGGFDMKALRAFRVLRPLRLVSGVPSLQVVMNSILKAMLPLLHIALLVFLLVTIYAIMGLELFKCKMHKTCYYTGTNIYATAEAELPAPCAQAGNGRRCLINGTECRPGWEGPNNGITHFDNIGFAMLTVYQCITMEGWTKVLYWVNDAIGYEWPWVYFVPLILIGSFFVLNLVLGVLSGEFTKEREKARSRGEFQKLRERQQLDEDLHGYMEWITHAEVLDADREGKGLLPLTNGDSDADSLYDLEGKSRVIYYYRLARRWNRFFRMKCLVYVKTRSFYWLVMFLVLLNTLTIATEYHHQSDKLTSLQDVASRVLLVLFVIEMFVKMYALGPRAYFMSLFNRFDFFVVLCGILEMIMMSVGSVAPLGFSVLRCIRLLRILKVTKYWTSLSNLVASLLNSVRSIASLLLLLFLFIVIFSLLGMQVFGGKFNFPYHRPSRSNFDNFPQALISVFQILTGEEWTTIMYNGIMAYGGPVIPGILVAIYFIVLFVCGNYILLNVFLAIAVDNLAEAESLTSAQKEKAEEKLKRRLLRSKMPDKTDEERERIAKKLAEQRAKMEGMPTTAKLKIDEFESNVNEVKDPFPPADFPGDDEEEEPEIPISPRPRPMADLQLKEEAVPLPEASSFFIFGPQNKFRKLCYKIINASSFTNLILLFILLSSISLAAEDPIDPKSYRNKILAYADIVFTTVFTIEIVLKMTVYGAFMHTGSFCRNSFNILDLLVVSVSLLSMGMESSAISVVKILRVLRVLRPLRAINRAKGLKHVVQCVFVAIKTIGNIVLVTMLLNFMFACIGVQLFKGKFYSCTDPSKMTGEECQGSFLKPMENSLQDTVLAEREWLNSDFNFDNVLNGMLALFTVSTFEGWPKLLYRAIDSDAEDMGPIFNNRVDVSIYFIVYIILIAFFMMNIFVGFVIVTFQEQGEQEYKNCELDKNQRQCVQYALKARPLRCYIPKNPYQYRVWYIVTSCYFEYLMFFLIMLNTLCLGMQHCNQSDHVTKLSDMLNLIFTVLFTVEMILKLMAFKARGYFGDPWNVFDFIIVIGSVVDVILSEVDTALASSGGLYCLHGCAETNPMQVIAASENASVSITFFRLFRVMRLVKLLNRSEGIRNLLWTFIKSFQALPHVALLIIMLFFIYAVIGMQIFGKVALVDGTQVNRNNNFQTFPQAVLMLFRCATGEAWQDVMMASMYGKKCDPKSDFLPGEEFTCGSNFAVFYFLSFYCLCAFLILNLFVAVIMDNFDYLTRDWSLLGPHHLDEFKKIWAEYDPEATGRIKHLDVVTLLRRIQPPLGFGKFCPHRAACKRLVGMNMPLNSDGTVTFNATLFALVRTALKIKTEGNFEQANEELRAIIKKIWKRTSMKLLDQVIPPIGDDEVTVGKFYATFLLQDCLRKFLKRQEEYYGYRPTKKNASGPEIQAGLRSIDEETAPEMHRTISGDLQNEEELDRAMEEAGEEGIYQRTHGLFGNRVDSFSSEPTNAQSPQMTSQRPLKFSDSQPEPSPDFPTTEFFPSATRNNTNNNAFADFSFEREGSPVEFSNPSEDAEPGNRRSWSIPVRTDRTQVPYDPNYGDNQSQSSHTAADQLVHEALVKGGLASLARDGDFVSASKQEMADAMRIPMAEMEGMARGILNERSGSMTSVKKRRAVPEPPSGPSVAKQATRQPDPAVRRKRRPIPLVPSVPEQAEADSEV; from the exons ATGGCGTCCAACGCAGATGCGGCCAAGCCGGTCATCATGAATGAAGAGGAGCTGAAGCggaagcagagggagaagctgaagaagctgcaggCCACGGGGGGCAACCCTCGACCGGCGAGAACCCTCTTCCTCTTCGGACTCAAGAATCCCTTCCGCAAGGCCTGCATTAACATCGTAGAGTGGAA AACCTTTGAGATCATCATCTTATTGACCATCTTTGCAAACTGTGTGGCTCTGGCTGTGTTCCTGCCCATGCCTGAAGAAGATAGTAATAACACCAACGAAAACTTG GAGAGTTTGGAGTATATCTTCCTGATCATCTTCACGTTAGAGTGCTTTCTGAAGATAGTGGCGTATGGGCTCTTCTTCCATGAAGGCGCCTATTTACGGAACTGTTGGAACATATTGGACTTTGTCATCGTCTTCATGGG ACTCTTCACCTTTGCTTTGGATACGATCCATTTGATAGCAGACATGCCAGTGGAGAAGGGTGGGGGGTTTGACATGAAGGCACTGAGAGCCTTCAGAGTGCTGCGACCCCTGCGCCTCGTCTCTGGAGTCCCCA GCCTGCAGGTGGTGATGAACTCCATCCTCAAGGCcatgctgcctctgctgcacaTCGCCCTGCTCGTCTTTTTACTGGTCACCATCTATGCCATCATGGGACTGGAGCTCTTCAAGTGCAAAATGCATAAGACCTGTTACTACACTGGCACAA ATATCTATGCTACAGCAGAGGCTGAGCTGCCTGCTCCCTGCGCTCAGGCCGGTAACGGACGCCGTTGCCTCATCAACGGCACGGAGTGTCGGCCAGGCTGGGAAGGTCCCAACAATGGCATCACCCACTTTGACAACATTGGTTTTGCCATGTTGACTGTCTACCAGTGTATCACCATGGAGGGATGGACCAAAGTGCTCTACTGG GTCAATGATGCCATAGGATACGAATGGCCCTGGGTCTACTTTGTTCCCCTCATCCTGATTGGTTCCTTCTTCGTGCTAAACCTGGTTCTGGGTGTGCTCAGCGG AGAGTTTaccaaagagagagaaaaggcaagGTCACGTGGAGAGTTTCAGAAGTTGCGAGAGCgtcagcagctggatgaagaCCTGCATGGCTACATGGAGTGGATCACTCATGCTGAAGTCCTGGATGCCGATCGCGAGGGCAAAG GTCTGCTGCCTTTGACCAACGGGGACTCTGACGCAGACAGCCTGTATGACCTGGAGGGCAAGAGTCGAGTCATCTACTATTA cCGCTTGGCCCGTCGCTGGAATCGCTTCTTCAGGATGAAGTGCCTGGTGTATGTGAAAACCAGGAGCTTTTACTGGTTGGTGATGTTCCTCGTTTTACTCAACACCCTGACCATAGCGACCGAGTACCACCACCAGTCTGACAAGCTCACTTCCCTACAAG ATGTTGCCAGTCgtgtgctgctggtgctgtttGTCATCGAGATGTTTGTGAAGATGTATGCTCTGGGTCCTAGAGCCTATTTCATGTCTCTCTTTAACCGCTTTGACTTCTTCGTGGTGCTGTGCGGTATCCTGGAGATGATCATGATGTCTGTAGGATCCGTGGCCCCTCTGGGTTTCTCGGTGCTCAGGTGTATTCGGCTGCTGAGGATCCTCAAAGTCACAAA GTACTGGACCTCTCTGAGTAATCTTGTGGCCTCCCTCCTCAACTCTGTCCGCTCCATtgcctccctgctcctcctcctcttcctcttcatcgtcaTCTTCTCGCTCCTCGGTATGCAGGTGTTTGGGGGGAAATTCAACTTTCCCTACCACAGACCCAGTCGCAGTAACTTTGACAATTTCCCTCAGGCCCTCATCAGTGTGTTCCAG ATCCTCACAGGAGAGGAGTGGACCACCATCATGTATAACGGCATCATGGCCTATGGAGGGCCTGTCATCCCTGGCATCCTGGTCGCCATCTACTTCATCGTCCTCTTTGTCTGTGGAAACT ATATCCTCCTCAATGTCTTCTTGGCCATCGCCGTCGACAACCTGGCTGAGGCTGAGAGTCTGACTTCGGCGCagaaagaaaaggcagaggAGAAGTTGAAGAGGAGGTTACTAAG GTCCAAAATGCCTGACAAGACTgatgaggagagggagcggATTGCTAAGAAACTGGCAGAGCAGAGAGCCAAGATGGAGGGCATGCCCACCACAGCCAAG ctcAAAATTGATGAATTTGAGTCCAACGTCAATGAAGTGAAAGACCCATTCCCACCTGCCGACTTCCCAG GTgatgacgaggaggaagagCCCGAAATCCCCATCAGCCCTCGGCCCCGACCGATGGCGGACCTGCAGCTGAAGGAAGAAGCGGTTCCATTGCCTGAAGCCAGCTCCTTCTTCATCTTTGGCCCTCAGAACAA GTTCCGAAAGTTGTGCTACAAGATCATCAACGCCTCGTCCTTCACCAACTTGATCCTCCTGTTCATCCTGCTGTCCTCCATCTCCCTGGCAGCGGAGGACCCCATCGATCCCAAGTCCTACAGAAACAAG atCTTGGCCTATGCTGACATCGTCTTCACAACCGTGTTCACCATTGAGATTGTGCTCAAG ATGACAGTGTACGGAGCGTTCATGCACACAGGCTCTTTCTGCCGTAACTCCTTCAACATCCTGGATCTGCTTGTGGTGTCTGTCTCCCTGCTGTCTATGGGAATGGA ATCCAGTGCCATCTCTGTGGTGAAGATTCTCAGGGTGTTGAGGGTGCTCAGGCCTCTCAGGGCCATCAACCGAGCTAAAGGCTTAAAG CATGttgtccagtgtgtgtttgtcgccATCAAAACCATCGGAAACATCGTCCTGGTCACCATGCTGCTGAATTTCATGTTTGCCTGTATCGGGGTACAACTCTTTAAG GGTAAATTCTACAGCTGCACAGACCCATCCAAAATGACCGGGGAGGAATGCCA GGGATCCTTCTTGAAGCCCATGGAGAATTCCCTGCAAGACACAGTGCTGGCCGAGAGAGAGTGGCTCAACAGTGACTTCAACTTTGACAATGTGCTCAACGGCATGCTGGCTCTCTTCACTGTCTCCACATTTGAGGGCTGGCCAAA ACTGTTGTACAGAGCCATCGATTCAGACGCAGAGGACATGGGTCCCATCTTCAACAACCGCGTGGACGTGTCCATCTACTTCATCGTCTACATCATCCTCATCGCCTTCTTCATGATGAACATCTTCGTGGGCTTCGTCATTGTCACCTTCCAGGAGCAGGGCGAGCAGGAGTATAAGAACTGTGAGCTGGACAAGAACCAG CGTCAGTGTGTGCAGTACGCCCTGAAGGCTCGTCCTCTGAGGTGTTACATCCCCAAAAACCCCTACCAGTACAGGGTCTGGTACATCGTCACCTCCTGCTACTTTGAGTACCTCATGTTCTTCCTAATCATGCTCAACACCTTGTGTCTGGGGATGCAG CACTGTAACCAGTCCGACCATGTGACCAAGCTGTCAGACATGCTGAACTTGATCTTCACCGTGCTCTTCACCGTCGAGATGATTCTCAAGCTCATGGCCTTCAAAGCGAGA GGCTACTTCGGAGACCCCTGGAACGTCTTTGATTTCATTATCGTCATCGGTAGCGTCGTTGATGTCATCCTGAGTGAAGTCGAT ACTGCCCTGGCCTCCAGTGGAGGACTGTACTGTCTCCATGGCTGTGCT GAGACGAATCCTATGCAAGTAATTGCG gCTTCAGAAAACGCTTCAGTTTCCATCACGTTCTTCCGACTCTTCCGTGTCATGCGTCTGGTCAAGCTGCTGAACCGCTCGGAGGGCATCCGTAACCTGCTCTGGACTTTCATCAAGTCCTTCCAG GCTCTCCCTCACGTAGCTCTGCTCATCATCATGCTCTTCTTTATCTACGCTGTCATCGGGATGCAG ATCTTCGGAAAGGTCGCCTTAGTGGACGGCACCCAGGTCAACCGCAACAACAACTTCCAGACATTCCCTCAGGCTGTTCTGATGTTATTCCG ATGTGCAACTGGAGAGGCTTGGCAGGACGTCATGATGGCTTCGATGTACGGGAAGAAGTGTGACCCTAAGTCTGACTTCCTGCCAGGAGAGGAGTTCACCTGCGGGTCCAACTTCGCTGTCTTCTACTTCCTTAGCTTCTACTGTCTCTGTGCATTCTTG ATCCTCAACCTGTTTGTCGCTGTCATCATGGATAACTTTGACTACCTGACCCGTGATTGGTCCCTGCTCGGTCCTCATCATCTGGATGAGTTTAAGAAGATCTGGGCTGAATACGACCCTGAAGCAAC TGGGAGAATTAAACATCTGGATGTGGTGACGCTGCTGCGACGCATCCAGCCTCCACTGGGCTTTGGCAAGTTCTGTCCTCATCGAGCTGCGTGCAAG CGTTTGGTTGGTATGAACATGCCTCTCAACAGTGACGGCACGGTCACCTTCAACGCCACCCTGTTTGCTCTGGTCAGAACTGCTCTCAAGATCAAAACTGAAG GTAATTTCGAGCAGGCCAATGAGGAGCTGCGGGCCATTATAAAGAAAATCTGGAAACGCACCAGTATGAAACTCTTAGACCAGGTCATCCCCCCGATAGGAG ATGATGAGGTGACTGTGGGGAAATTCTACGCCACCTTCCTGCTCCAGGACTGTTTACGCAAATTCTTGAAGCGGCAGGAGGAGTATTACGGCTACAGGCCCACGAAGAAGAACGCCTCAGGCCCAGAGATCCAG GCGGGGCTGAGGAGTATCGATGAAGAGACAGCTCCAGAGATGCACAGGACCATTTCAGGAGACCTGCAGAATGAGGAAGAGTTGGACAGAgccatggaggaggctggagaagAGGGAATTTACCAG CGCACACACGGTCTGTTCGGTAACCGGGTGGACTCATTCTCCTCTGAACCCACCAACGCTCAGTCCCCACAGATGACCAGTCAGCGGCCTCTCAAGTTCTCCGACAGCCAACCTGAGCCTTCACCAGACTTCCCCACTACCGAATTTTTCCCCTCAGCCACGAGGAACAACACTAACAACAACGCCTTCGCAGA tttttcatttgaaagagaGGGCAGCCCCGTAGAGTTTTCCAATCCCAGTGAGGACGCAGAGCCAG GTAACAGGCGCTCCTGGAGCATCCCTGTgagaacagacagaacacag gtCCCGTATGACCCGAACTATGGTGACAATCAGAGTCAGAGCTCCCACACTGCAGCCGACCAGCTCGTCCACGAG GCTCTAGTGAAGGGCGGTCTCGCCTCCCTGGCTAGAGACGGTGACTTTGTGTCTGCCTCTAAGCAGGAGATGGCTGATGCCATGCGTATCCCCATGGCCGAGATGGAAGGAATGGCTCGGGGCATCCTGAACGAACGCTCCGGCAGTATGACCTCTGTCAAAAAGAGACGCGCCGTCCCCGAACCTCCTTCTGGCCCATCTGTGGCCAAACAGGCAACAAGGCAGCCAGACCCCgctgtgaggaggaagagacgtCCCATCCCCCTGGTTCCCTCTGTACCTGAGCAGGCAGAGGCCGACTCTGAAGTTTAG